The following are encoded in a window of Magnolia sinica isolate HGM2019 chromosome 11, MsV1, whole genome shotgun sequence genomic DNA:
- the LOC131218289 gene encoding uncharacterized protein At2g29880-like gives MELVVSRRRSGAGFKIESFTGIAENMLLKLGLKVTNANVKNRIRTVKKIFFTVKDLRSASGFGWDPDLLIVVASDEVWMDYIKSHPDAAQFRGKPMPRYDDLDFIFGNDRATSKSCATGNFPPCATTPRRRDTDASSNHTVDLNDDINIISSEDLGDDAPHIHWSDNSPGGNNIPHPSPTQHANASGNTNSTVNSKKRPRGE, from the exons ATGGAGCTAGTCGTTTCCAGAAGAAGAAGTGGTGCTGGCTTCAAAATAGAATCATTTACAGGAATCGCAGAAAATATGTTGTTGAAGTTAGGCCTCAAGGTCACTAACGCGAACGTAAAGAATCGCATCCGTACAGTAAAAAAAATTTTCTTCACTGTCAAAGATCTGCGGAGTGCATCTGGTTTTGGGTGGGACCCAGACCTACTAATCGTCGTGGCATCAGATGAAGTGTGGATGGACTATATTAAG TCTCATCCAGATGCTGCTCAGTTCCGTGGCAAACCCATGCCCAGATATGATGATCTCGACTTCATTTTCGGAAATGACAGGGCTACCAGTAAATCATGTGCCACTGGCAACTTCCCTCCCTGTGCAACCACTCCTCGACGGAGAGATACAGATGCGTCATCCAACCACACTGTTGATctgaatgatgatattaacataatATCTTCTGAAGATCTTGGCGATGATGCACCGCATATCCATTGGTCTGACAATAGCCCTGGAGGCAACAACATTCCTCATCCGAGTCCGACACAGCATGCGAATGCATCCGGCAACACGAATTCCACAGTTAATTCTAAAAAGAGACCGAGGGGGGAGTGA